TGACCGCTCGGCTGCTCTCGATGTTTCAGCCGGAACGCCGGTACGGCTATCTCTCGATCGCCGAAAACGGCCCCACCGCAGACGATCCCGGGCTGCTGGACGGTGCGGCGGGCGTCGCGCTCGCGCTGCTCGCCGCCGCCACCGACCTCCCACCGACGTGGGACCGAACCCTGCTGCTGTCTTGACCCGGGCCTCGACGATGACGTGGGGGAGCGTGTTGCCCGCGGCGATGGCGGCCGAGGCGGTCGCGGTCGCGCGGACGGTCGCGCGCCGCCTCGCGGCGCCGGAGAGCCTGCCGCCGTTGCCGGACCGGCCGGCTCTGCTGCGCGACGGCGCATCCGGCGCCGCCGGATGCGCGGTGCTGTTGAGCCGATTCGACGGCAGCGAAGGGGAGCGCGCCGCCCACCGCTGCCTCACCGCGGCCGTACGCGAGCTGGAGCACGCCGACGTCCGGCCGCCTGGCATGTTCGACGGGCTGACCGGCTTGGCGTTCAGCGCATTGCTGTTGTCACGTAACGGGACTCGCTATCAACGCCTGCTCGCCGAGCTGGACCGCGGCATCGTGCGTGACGCGACGAGTCGCGCGGCGGTGCTGGCGCACGCCCGGCACGGTCTGCCGTTCGAGTCGTTCGACCTCGTCTCCGGTATCACCGGCACCGGCGCATACCTGTTGCGGCGCAACGCCTACCCCGCCGCACTGCGTTCGGCGCTGACCGGTCTGGTCGCAGTGTGCCGCTGGGATACCGACCTGCCCAACTGGCACACTCCGGCTTGGAGTATCGCACCGAAAACCCCGATGGCAGAGTCCTTCCCCGGTGGCGTGCTGAACTGCGGTCTCGCCCACGGTGTGCCGGGGCCGTTGGCGCTACTGTCGCTGGCCGAGCTGTCCGGCATTTCCGTGCCCGGGCAGGGGGAAGCGATCGCGGTCGTCGGGCATTGGCTGGCCGCGCACCGCGCCGACGACGCGCACGGGCCCAACTGGCCGACCGGTATCCCGCTGCCGGGTACCGCCGCGGTCGAGACGCGATCGCGCAATGCCTGGTGTTACGGCGGACCGGGCGTCGCACGCGCACTCTGGCTGGCGGGCAACGCGATCGATGACACCGAGCTGCGGTCGCTCGCGGTCGAGGCCATGCTCGCGGCATCGAGCCGGTTCGCGGCGACAGCCGAGACGGACCCGGCACCCGGACTCTGTCACGGCGTCGCGGGTCTGCTCCAGATCATGTTGCGCTTCGCACACGACACGGGCGATCCGCGATTCGCCCGTGCCGCAGTGGAACTGACCGACCGGTTGCTCGCGCGGTACGACCCGGCGCACCGGTTCGGCTTCCGCTGTGCCGGCGAGCTGCCCGCGGATCGGCCCGGCCTGCTCGACGGCGCCGCGGGGATCGCGCTCGCCCTGCTCGCGGCGAGTACCGGCGAAATGCCGGACTGGGATCGAATGCTGTTGCTGGCGTGAGGAGATGAGATGGCGACGACCGGCTCGAACCTGTACCGGCCATTGGACTGGCTGGTGGTCCGTACCCCGCTGCTGCCCCTCGGGGAGTACCTGGCGCTCGGTGCCGATCCGGCCGCCGACTGGCCTGCCCGCACCGCCCCCGGCACGCTGGTGCCCGCCGATCCCCGGGTCCAGCGGTCGCTCGCGGTGGGCGGCGGGGAGCTGCTGCGGGCCTTGGAACGTCCGTGCGCCGACGTTCGCGCGCGGCAGCGCCTGGCCGGGAAGCTCCAGCGGTATCTGATCCGGATGTCCAGTCGGCCCACCCCCTTCGGCATGTTCGCCGGAGTCGGTCTCGCGGGCTGGGGTCCGGCTACCGACCTCGAGCTCGCCGACGCACCCGCCGTGCTGCGGACCAGGCCGGACATGGGCTGGCTGCTCGACTTCGTGCAGACGCTGGAGCAACGCGACGAGATCCGGGCGCAGCTGCGCCTGTGCAGCAATCCCGCTGCGTTCGTGCAGGCGGATCGGGTGTTTCTCAGCGAGCGCACCCCGATCGGAGAGGCCGCCGAATCGGGGCGTGCGATGTCGTTGCGCGCCACCACGCCGGTACGCCGGGCGCTGGAACGCGCGCGGACCCCGACGCGCTACCGCGATCTCGTGGACGAACTGGCCGCGGAACTCGGCGCGAGCGCCGACCGGGTGCGCGGTCTGCTGGACCAGCTGTGCGAACAGACCCTCTTGCTCACCGACCTGCGGCCGCCGGTCACCGCCGCCGATCCGGCGGGCTATGTTGCCCGCCGCCTCGCGGAGATTCCCGCCGCGGGTCCGGCCGCGGCCGCCCTCGGCGAGCTGCTCGAACAACTCGGCGACTGGGATCGGCTCGACCACGATCAGGCCGCCGCCGGGTACCCGAAACTACTGGATCGGGCGCACTCGGTGCATGCGGTGGCGACGCCGAAAGGACCGTTCCAAACCGACATGAGCAGACCGTTCACCGGGCGACAGGTGCACGCGGCGGTCGCGACCGAAGCTGTCCGTGCGGCCGAACTGACCATCCGGCTGAGTTCCTGGCCGGCCGGAACAGCCGAATTGGACAGTTACCGAGCGGCTTTCACCGAACGGTACGGTCCGGACCGGGAGGTGGGGCTGCTCGAACTGCTGGACCCGGAGATCGGACTCGGCGCACCGCGCAAGGCCGACAAGGGCGGGGCCGACGACGAGCGACGGCAGGTGCGCCACCGCACGCTGACCGATCTGGCGCTCGACGCGATCAGAGAGCGCAAGTCCGTCGTCGAACTCGACGCCGCGACCATCGCGAAACTCGAACTGCAGTCGGCCGAGCTGACGAAAGCGCCCGCCTCGCTCGACATTTCGCTGTTCGTGGTCGCGGATTCGGCGGCGGCGGTGGACGCGGGCGAGTTCCAGGTGGTGGTCGGACCCAACCTCGGGGCCTCGACAGCGGGCCGGGTGCTGGGCCGCTTCGCCGATCTGATCGGACCGTCGGCCGAACAGGCGTTGCACGAGGCGGCGGCAGCGGAGGCGCAGTGCCGGCCCGGGCGGCTGTGGGCCGAGGTCAGCTATCTGCCGCGACCCGGCCGGCTGGCGAATGTCACGATCCGCCCGCTGGCCCGCGCGTGGGAGTTGCCCTTCGACACCACGCCCGGCGCGCCGGCGGAGCGGGTGATTCCGTTGTCCGAGTTGGTGGTCGGACTGCGGAACGGCCGCTTCGTGGTGCGTTGGCCACGCACCGGGCAGGAGGTCGTCACCTGTGCCGGGCACATGCTCAACGCCCAGGTGGCGCCCGCGGTGGTGCGGTTCCTCGACGAGATCAACCGGGACGGCAGGCCGGTGCCGATGACCTTCGATTGGGGCCCGGCGACCGGTTTCCCGTTCCTGCCGCGGGTGCAGGCCGGCCGGGTCGTGCTGGCGCCGGCGCGGTGGCGCGTGCCCGCCGACGACCTGGCGCCGAAGGCGGCGGCCTCGTTCGCGGCTGCCTTCGCCGCGTGGCGGCAGCGCTGGCAGCCGCCGCGTCATCTGTATCTCGCGATGGCCGACCATCGCCTGCTGCTCGACCTGGACGCCCCGGATCAGGTCGAGCAGATCCGAGACGAGGCGCGGCGCACGCCCGGCGGCAAGCTGTATCTGGAGGAGGCATTACCCGGGCCCGGGCACGCGTGGCTGCCCGGCCCCGACGGCCACTACCTCAGTGAGCTGGTGGTGCCGCTGGTACGTACCGCCGTCGAGCCCGAACCCGTTCGCGGGCAGGCGCGTTCGGTGCCGCCGACCACCTCGGTGGCGCGGTTGCGGCCGCCGGGCAGCGATTGGCTGTTCGCCAAGCTCTATCACGTACCGACGTTCGAGGAGGATCTGCTCGCGCATCAGATCCGGGACTTCTGCGCGCAGGCCGTCGCGGACGGTTCGGCCGACAACTGGTTCTTCCTGCGCTATACCGATCCCGACCCGCACCTGCGGATTCGCTGGCACGGCGACCCGGACCGGCTGACCGATCGCCTGGCACCCGCGCTGTTGCGCTGGGGGTCGCGATTGGTCACCGACGGGTACTGCCGCAGAGTATCGGTGGACACCTACGACCAGGAGGTGGAACGCTACGGCGGTCCGGCGGGGACCGCGGTGGCCGAGGACCTGTTCGCCGCCGACAGCGCGGCGGTGCTGGAGCTGCTCGCGCTGGTCGATCGGCGCATCGTCACGCTGGACCGCAGGCTGCTGGCGATGGTCACGGTGGACGACCTGGTCACCGCGTTCGGCCTGACCCAGGCCGAGCAGATCGACCTGTACCGGAACGGCGTGCTCGAGCGGCGCGCCACCGCGGACGAATACCGCAGGGAGAATGCGACATTCAGGTCACTGCTCGGCGATCGGCGTTGGCTGGCGAGTCAGCCCGGGGGTTCCGCTGTCGCGGAGATCTTGAATCGTCGCCGAATTCTCTTGCAGGCGGCGGCATCCCGGCTCGACCTGCTCGCGAACCGGGGCGAACTCACCAGGTCGCGGCCGGAACTGGTGCGCAGCTTCGTGCACATGCACTGCAACAGGCTGCTCGGCTGCGGGCATCCGCCGGAGCAGCGGGTGCTCGGATTGCTGTGGCGCACCAGGGAAAGCCTGCGGCACGCACCGGTCGCGCTCAGCTGAGCGCGACCCCGAAGCCGGCCTCCCGCGCGCGCAGGATCGCGTTCGCGCGATCGCATACTCCGAGCTTGAGGAAGATCGCCGAAAGGTAGTTGCTCACCGTCTTGGAGGCCAGATGCAGCCGTCCCGCGATCGCCGCGTTGGACAGGCCCGCCGCGACCAGTTCGAGCACCTCGCGTTCGCGGACGGTGAGGTCGGCGAACGCGACGACCTCCACCGTGGCCGGCTGGGCGGTGATCCGCGCCAGCGCCTCGGCACTGCCCGGGCTGAACACCGCCCATCCGGCGGCCGCGCCGGCCACCGCCCGGACGATGCCTTCCGCGGTGCTGGACTTGTCGACATAGCCGCGTGCGCCCGCGTTGATCGCGGCGCGCACGGCGCCGTCGTCCTCGTCCATCCCGAACACCAGCACCGCCAGTCCCGGACAGGAGCGCAGGATATCGGTGATCACCCGGTGGGTCCGCTCCTGCGACAACAGCAGGCCGAGCACCACGACGTCCGGTCGCTCCCGCAGCGCCTGCCGGGTCAGTTCGCTGACCGTCGCCGCCTCCCCGACAATGGTGAATTCGGCAACCGCGGCCAGCATCGAGCGCAGACCAGCACGCACCACGGCGTGCTGGTCGGCCAGCACCACGGTGATCTGCGGAACCGGTGCTTCGGTCACCGAGTCGTCCTGCGCCACATGCCATCCGGCGCTCTGCGCCGACCGGAGCCGCCGGTGACCATTGCTCGTGTTCACGTCACCCCCGGACGGGTTCGAACGTCGGATGTCTCAACTGACTGAGAATGGCCGACGCCACCGCGCAGGGGAAGATCTCGGACCGCTGGTCGAACCTCGTCGCGTCGATCCGACGGCGGTGCGGCGCTCAGGTCAGAACTTTGACGCCCCGGACCGCCCGTAGTTCACCGAGCAGCGCCGGGCTGACGGTGACCGGGTAGTCCTCGATCGCCAGCATGGTCCGCCGCTGCCGGTAGCACAGCGCGAGGTGCACCGGCGTGCCACCGGGATGGGCCAGCAGCACCGACTTCAATTCCCGCATGCTGTCGCGATCGGTGTTGCGGGCGTTGATCTCCAGCGTCAGGGGTGCCTGCCGCCGGTGCTCGTCCAAGTGGGTCAGGTCCAGCGCGGCCAGGTGTGCGCCGAACAGCGCCAGTTTGTCCTCGCGCCAGTTCACCCTTCCTTCGACGACCACCACCGCGTCCACCATCAGATCCGCCGCGAACAGGCTGTAGCTCTTCGGGAAGAACAGCACCTCGACGGTGGCGTCGAGGTCTTCTATCACCGCGATCGCCCAGCTCTCGCCCTTCTTGTTGACGCGTCGCTCCAGTGCCGAGATCATGCCAGCGATGGTGACGGTTCCGTCCCGCGGCGGGTTGGCGAGCAGCGCCGCGATCGGCTTCGGGGCGTGCTTGCGCAACAGGTGATCGGCACCGTCGAGCGGGTGGCCCGAGACATACAGGCCCAGCATTTCGCGTTCCAGCCCGAGCAATTCGTCGCGCGGCCATTCCGGCGCGTCGAAGCTCAGATGTGCTAGGGGAGAGGATGATTCGGCTGCTGCGTCGCCGTCGCCGAACAGATCGAACTGGCCCATCGCCTGTTGGCGCTTCAGTCCGGTGACGGCATCCACCGCGTCCTCGTGAATATCGGCGAGCGCCCTGCGCGGGTGACCGAACGAATCGAACGCACCCGCCTTGATCAGCGATTCCAGCACGCGTTTGTTGCAGCAGACCAGTTCGGACTTCTCGACGAAATCCGCGAACGACGCGTATTTCCCTTTCCGCGTGCGGGTTTCGATGATCGACTCGACCACATTGGCGCCCACGTTGCGCACGCCGCCGAGCCCGAACCGGATGTCGGTGCCGACCGCGGCGAACCGCAGCGAGGACTCGTTGACGTCCGGCGCCAGCACCTTGATGCCGAGCTGGCGGCACTCGGACAGATAGATTGCCGACTTGTCTTTGTTGTCGGCGACCGAAGTCAGCAGTGCCGCCATGTATTCGGCGGGATAGTTGGCTTTGAGATAGGCCGTCCAGTAGCCGACCAGTGCGTAGCCTGCCGCGTGCGATTTGTTGAACGCGTATCCGGCGAACGGGAGCACGGTATCCCACAGGGCCTGCACCGCCTCGTCGGAGAAGCCGTTGTCCCGCATGCCCGCTCGGAAGCCCTCGAACTCCTTCTCCAGCACGTCGAGTTTCTTCTTGCCCATCGCCCGGCGCAGCACGTCCGCGCGGCCCATCGAGAACCCGGCGACCCGCTGCGCGATCTGCATGATCTGCTCCTGATACACGACCAGGCCATAGGTTTCGGCGAGGATGTCGCGCAGCGGCTCGGCGAGTTCGGCATGAATCGGCACGATCTGTTGCCGGTCGTTCTTGCGGTCGGCGTAGTTGTTGTGCGTGTTCATCGCCATCGGTCCCGGCCGATACAGCGCGTTGACCGCGACGATGTCCTCGAATCCGGTGGGGATCAGCCGCCGGAGCAGATCGCGCATCGCGGCGCCGTCGAGCTGGAACACCCCCAGGCTCTCGCCACGGCCCAGCAGCGCATAGGTTTTCGCGTCGTCGGTGCCGAGCGTGTCGAGATCGACCGTCTCGCCGCGATTGGCCCGGATGTTGTCGATCGCGTCGCCGATCACGGTGAGATTGCGCAGGCCCAGGAAGTCCATCTTGAGCAGCCCGACGGCCTCGCAGGACGGATAGTCCCAGCCGGTGATCATCGCGCCGTCTTCGCGCCGCCACAGCGGCACCACGTGCAGCAGCGGCTCCGCGGACATGATCACCGCGCAGGCGTGCACGCCGGCATTGCGGATCAGCCCTTCGAGGCCGCGCGCGGTATCCATGATGGTGGCGACGTCGCGATCGGTGTCGAGCAGCGCGCGCACCTCCGCCGCTTCCGGGTAGCGCTCGTGCGCGGGATCGGTGATACCGGACAGCGGAATATCTTTGGCCGCGACCGGCGGCGGCAGGGCCTTGGAAATGCGGTCCGCGATCGCGAAACCGGCCTGGCCGTAGTGCACGCGGGCCGAATCCTTGATGGCCGCTTTGGTTTTGATCTTGCCGAAGGTGATCACCTGGGCGACGCGGTCGGCCCCGTACTTCTCGGTCGCGTAGCGCACCATCTCGCCGCGCCGGCGATCGTCGAAGTCCATGTCGATATCGGGCATGGACATGCGTTCGGGATTCAGGAAGCGTTCGAACAGCAGCCCGTGCACGATCGGATCGAGGTTGGTGATGCCCATCGCGTACGCCACCAGCGATCCGGCCGCCGAGCCACGTCCCGGCCCGACCCGAATGCCTTCGGCGCGTGCGTGTTCCATCAGATCTGCGGTGATCAGGAAATACGCGGGAAAGCCCTTCTCGACGATGATGCCGATCTCGAACTCCGCCCGGTGCCGGTACTCGTCGGTGACCCCGCCAGGGAGCGGCCGGGCGAGACCGCGCATGACCTCCGCGTGGAACCACGAGTTCACGTCATGGCCTGGCGGCGGTGCGTAGACCGGCATCCGGTCCCGGTGTTGCCACACGTCGGCATAGGATTCGACCCGCTCGGCGATCGCGACGGTGTTGTCCGCCGCGCCCGGCACCTGCGCGTCCCAGTAGGCGCGCATCTCTTCGGCCGAACGCAGGTGGTAGCCGTCGCCGTCGAATTTGAACCGGGTCGGGTCGTTCAGGGTCTTCCCGGCTTGTACGCAGAGCAGCGCGGCGTGCGCCTCGGCTTGATCCTTGCGCACGTAGTGCGAATCGTTGGTGGCCAGCGGCGGCAGGTCGAGTTTGCGGCTGATCTCCAGCAGCCCGTCGCGCACCGATCGCTCGATGGGCAGGCCGTGATCCATCAACTCCACGAAAAAGCTTTCTCTGCCGAAGATGTCGCGATAGTCGGCGGCGGCCTGCATCGCCTCCGCGTGCTGTCCCAGGCGCAGGCGGGTCTGCACCTCGCCCGAGGGGCACCCGGTGGTGGCGATGATCCCGGCGGCGTGCCGGGCGATCAGCTCCCGGTCCATCCGCGGTTTGCGGTAGTAGCCCTCCATACTCGCCAGCGAGGACAACGCGAACAGATTGCGCAGGCCCTGCGCGGTGCGCGCGAGCATCGTCATGTGGGTGTACGCGCCGCCGCCCGAGACATCGCCGCCGATGCCCTCACCGTTGGCGCCGCGCTGACCCGACTGGCCCCAGAACACGGGCTTCTTGTGCAGCCTGCTGCCGGGCGCGACATACGCCTCGATGCCGATGACCGGTTTGATGCCGACTTTCGTGGCGTGCTGGTAGAACTCGTCCGCGCCGAACATGTTGCCGTGGTCGGTCATGCCCACCGCGGTCATGCCCAGGCGGGCCGCTTCGTCAAACAGCGGCTTGATCTTCGCCGCGCCGTCGAGCATC
This genomic stretch from Nocardia brasiliensis ATCC 700358 harbors:
- a CDS encoding lantibiotic dehydratase → MATTGSNLYRPLDWLVVRTPLLPLGEYLALGADPAADWPARTAPGTLVPADPRVQRSLAVGGGELLRALERPCADVRARQRLAGKLQRYLIRMSSRPTPFGMFAGVGLAGWGPATDLELADAPAVLRTRPDMGWLLDFVQTLEQRDEIRAQLRLCSNPAAFVQADRVFLSERTPIGEAAESGRAMSLRATTPVRRALERARTPTRYRDLVDELAAELGASADRVRGLLDQLCEQTLLLTDLRPPVTAADPAGYVARRLAEIPAAGPAAAALGELLEQLGDWDRLDHDQAAAGYPKLLDRAHSVHAVATPKGPFQTDMSRPFTGRQVHAAVATEAVRAAELTIRLSSWPAGTAELDSYRAAFTERYGPDREVGLLELLDPEIGLGAPRKADKGGADDERRQVRHRTLTDLALDAIRERKSVVELDAATIAKLELQSAELTKAPASLDISLFVVADSAAAVDAGEFQVVVGPNLGASTAGRVLGRFADLIGPSAEQALHEAAAAEAQCRPGRLWAEVSYLPRPGRLANVTIRPLARAWELPFDTTPGAPAERVIPLSELVVGLRNGRFVVRWPRTGQEVVTCAGHMLNAQVAPAVVRFLDEINRDGRPVPMTFDWGPATGFPFLPRVQAGRVVLAPARWRVPADDLAPKAAASFAAAFAAWRQRWQPPRHLYLAMADHRLLLDLDAPDQVEQIRDEARRTPGGKLYLEEALPGPGHAWLPGPDGHYLSELVVPLVRTAVEPEPVRGQARSVPPTTSVARLRPPGSDWLFAKLYHVPTFEEDLLAHQIRDFCAQAVADGSADNWFFLRYTDPDPHLRIRWHGDPDRLTDRLAPALLRWGSRLVTDGYCRRVSVDTYDQEVERYGGPAGTAVAEDLFAADSAAVLELLALVDRRIVTLDRRLLAMVTVDDLVTAFGLTQAEQIDLYRNGVLERRATADEYRRENATFRSLLGDRRWLASQPGGSAVAEILNRRRILLQAAASRLDLLANRGELTRSRPELVRSFVHMHCNRLLGCGHPPEQRVLGLLWRTRESLRHAPVALS
- a CDS encoding response regulator transcription factor — its product is MTEAPVPQITVVLADQHAVVRAGLRSMLAAVAEFTIVGEAATVSELTRQALRERPDVVVLGLLLSQERTHRVITDILRSCPGLAVLVFGMDEDDGAVRAAINAGARGYVDKSSTAEGIVRAVAGAAAGWAVFSPGSAEALARITAQPATVEVVAFADLTVREREVLELVAAGLSNAAIAGRLHLASKTVSNYLSAIFLKLGVCDRANAILRAREAGFGVALS
- the dnaE gene encoding DNA polymerase III subunit alpha — protein: MLSSFVHLHVHTEYSMLDGAAKIKPLFDEAARLGMTAVGMTDHGNMFGADEFYQHATKVGIKPVIGIEAYVAPGSRLHKKPVFWGQSGQRGANGEGIGGDVSGGGAYTHMTMLARTAQGLRNLFALSSLASMEGYYRKPRMDRELIARHAAGIIATTGCPSGEVQTRLRLGQHAEAMQAAADYRDIFGRESFFVELMDHGLPIERSVRDGLLEISRKLDLPPLATNDSHYVRKDQAEAHAALLCVQAGKTLNDPTRFKFDGDGYHLRSAEEMRAYWDAQVPGAADNTVAIAERVESYADVWQHRDRMPVYAPPPGHDVNSWFHAEVMRGLARPLPGGVTDEYRHRAEFEIGIIVEKGFPAYFLITADLMEHARAEGIRVGPGRGSAAGSLVAYAMGITNLDPIVHGLLFERFLNPERMSMPDIDMDFDDRRRGEMVRYATEKYGADRVAQVITFGKIKTKAAIKDSARVHYGQAGFAIADRISKALPPPVAAKDIPLSGITDPAHERYPEAAEVRALLDTDRDVATIMDTARGLEGLIRNAGVHACAVIMSAEPLLHVVPLWRREDGAMITGWDYPSCEAVGLLKMDFLGLRNLTVIGDAIDNIRANRGETVDLDTLGTDDAKTYALLGRGESLGVFQLDGAAMRDLLRRLIPTGFEDIVAVNALYRPGPMAMNTHNNYADRKNDRQQIVPIHAELAEPLRDILAETYGLVVYQEQIMQIAQRVAGFSMGRADVLRRAMGKKKLDVLEKEFEGFRAGMRDNGFSDEAVQALWDTVLPFAGYAFNKSHAAGYALVGYWTAYLKANYPAEYMAALLTSVADNKDKSAIYLSECRQLGIKVLAPDVNESSLRFAAVGTDIRFGLGGVRNVGANVVESIIETRTRKGKYASFADFVEKSELVCCNKRVLESLIKAGAFDSFGHPRRALADIHEDAVDAVTGLKRQQAMGQFDLFGDGDAAAESSSPLAHLSFDAPEWPRDELLGLEREMLGLYVSGHPLDGADHLLRKHAPKPIAALLANPPRDGTVTIAGMISALERRVNKKGESWAIAVIEDLDATVEVLFFPKSYSLFAADLMVDAVVVVEGRVNWREDKLALFGAHLAALDLTHLDEHRRQAPLTLEINARNTDRDSMRELKSVLLAHPGGTPVHLALCYRQRRTMLAIEDYPVTVSPALLGELRAVRGVKVLT
- a CDS encoding lanthionine synthetase C family protein; this encodes MTWGSVLPAAMAAEAVAVARTVARRLAAPESLPPLPDRPALLRDGASGAAGCAVLLSRFDGSEGERAAHRCLTAAVRELEHADVRPPGMFDGLTGLAFSALLLSRNGTRYQRLLAELDRGIVRDATSRAAVLAHARHGLPFESFDLVSGITGTGAYLLRRNAYPAALRSALTGLVAVCRWDTDLPNWHTPAWSIAPKTPMAESFPGGVLNCGLAHGVPGPLALLSLAELSGISVPGQGEAIAVVGHWLAAHRADDAHGPNWPTGIPLPGTAAVETRSRNAWCYGGPGVARALWLAGNAIDDTELRSLAVEAMLAASSRFAATAETDPAPGLCHGVAGLLQIMLRFAHDTGDPRFARAAVELTDRLLARYDPAHRFGFRCAGELPADRPGLLDGAAGIALALLAASTGEMPDWDRMLLLA